A genomic segment from Nocardiopsis sp. Huas11 encodes:
- the hemC gene encoding hydroxymethylbilane synthase has translation MTANPAGGTPARLGTRRSTMATTQSRMVADAITERTGHPIELELITSFGDVTKAHLTQLGGTGVFVNALRDELVAGTIDFAVHSLKDLPTVPADGLVLAAIPERDDPRDALCARDGLTFDELPAGARIGTGSPRRVAQLAALRPDLVYVSIRGNAETRLGKVTSGELDAVVLAYAGLGRVGRRDAVTDVFDVDRMLPAPGQGALAVECTVKRRDDDLGYLAAVDHAPTRASVVAERTVLSVLEGGCAAPVGAFAEYADGRLRLRAAVVATDGTAAVRGERTADLASDHDLDAAVALGRELAREMIGEGADRIVAAAFAERDTP, from the coding sequence CCACCACCCAGTCCCGGATGGTCGCCGACGCGATCACCGAGCGCACCGGGCACCCGATCGAACTGGAGCTCATCACGAGCTTCGGCGACGTCACGAAGGCCCACCTGACCCAGCTCGGCGGGACCGGCGTGTTCGTCAACGCCCTGCGCGACGAACTCGTGGCCGGCACGATCGACTTCGCCGTCCACTCCCTCAAGGACCTGCCGACCGTCCCCGCCGACGGCCTCGTCCTGGCCGCCATCCCCGAGCGCGACGACCCCCGCGACGCCCTGTGCGCCCGCGACGGACTCACGTTCGACGAGCTGCCCGCCGGGGCGAGGATCGGCACGGGCTCCCCGCGCCGCGTCGCCCAGCTCGCCGCCCTGCGCCCCGACCTGGTCTACGTGTCCATCCGCGGCAACGCCGAGACCCGCCTGGGCAAGGTGACCTCCGGTGAACTGGACGCCGTCGTCCTCGCCTACGCCGGACTCGGCCGGGTGGGCCGCAGGGACGCCGTCACCGACGTGTTCGACGTCGATCGCATGCTGCCCGCCCCGGGCCAGGGCGCCCTGGCCGTGGAGTGCACGGTCAAGCGGCGCGACGACGACCTGGGCTACCTGGCCGCCGTCGACCACGCGCCCACCCGCGCCTCCGTCGTCGCCGAGCGCACCGTGCTGTCCGTCCTGGAGGGCGGCTGCGCCGCGCCCGTCGGCGCCTTCGCCGAGTACGCCGACGGCCGGCTGCGCCTGCGCGCCGCCGTGGTCGCCACCGACGGCACCGCCGCCGTCCGGGGCGAGCGCACCGCCGACCTCGCCTCCGACCACGACCTGGACGCGGCCGTCGCGCTCGGCCGGGAGCTGGCCCGCGAGATGATCGGCGAGGGCGCCGACCGCATCGTCGCCGCGGCCTTCGCCGAAAGGGACACACCCTAG